One region of Armatimonadota bacterium genomic DNA includes:
- a CDS encoding CBS domain-containing protein, translating into MSTVEQAMTTNVVTIGQDRTVGEAATLMLDRDVSVLPVVSKERLVGVVAMRDLLRAPPYRPVSEVMSREPPAARPGTNLAAAFDLMDKRQIGYLPVLDDDRLVGLITREDILKALGRPMDPLTELPWGTTVRDRAIEYLRDGLEITILFLDLDDFRSVNRRFGHAVGDRCIRTVAEALLATVDSDRDLLCRYGGDEFAILTTRPQEEAQALGLRALEAICGLRLSGAPPGFALGASMGIAGGKRTTERQDVHFAATVDDLITIASRQSTQAKREKALAAGESAGGRVLPEPRLQLRRVNLSAGNGNATVTVELGLGSDRYIGETTGPDMGSVPLRLLAESTLAAVNQALRGGWRTAVEEVHALHIPAGTALAVTALLGGPGQPTERLIGCAAAESDLGQGVVRATLLAVNRRLARLLE; encoded by the coding sequence TTGAGCACCGTCGAGCAGGCAATGACCACGAACGTGGTCACCATCGGGCAGGACCGCACTGTCGGCGAGGCTGCTACCCTCATGCTTGACCGCGACGTGAGCGTCCTCCCCGTGGTCAGCAAGGAGCGCCTAGTAGGCGTCGTCGCGATGAGGGATCTCCTCCGCGCCCCGCCCTATCGGCCGGTCAGCGAGGTGATGTCCCGAGAACCTCCTGCCGCACGCCCCGGAACGAACCTGGCCGCCGCTTTCGACCTGATGGACAAACGGCAGATCGGCTACCTTCCGGTCCTGGACGACGACCGTCTGGTCGGTCTCATCACGCGGGAGGACATCCTCAAGGCGCTGGGGCGCCCGATGGATCCGCTGACGGAGCTTCCATGGGGGACCACCGTCCGCGATAGGGCAATCGAGTACCTGAGGGACGGACTCGAGATCACCATCCTCTTCCTCGATCTCGACGACTTCCGGTCGGTCAACAGGCGGTTCGGACACGCGGTGGGTGATCGTTGCATCCGGACGGTCGCCGAGGCGCTGCTCGCCACAGTGGACTCCGATCGCGACCTGCTCTGCCGGTACGGCGGCGACGAGTTCGCCATCCTGACCACACGACCGCAGGAAGAGGCGCAGGCGCTGGGCCTCAGGGCCCTTGAGGCCATCTGTGGGTTGCGATTGTCCGGGGCACCGCCGGGATTCGCCCTGGGGGCAAGCATGGGCATCGCCGGTGGGAAGCGGACGACGGAGCGGCAGGACGTCCACTTCGCGGCGACGGTGGACGATCTCATCACCATCGCGAGCCGGCAGTCCACGCAGGCCAAGAGAGAGAAGGCCCTGGCTGCGGGCGAATCTGCCGGGGGGCGAGTGTTGCCAGAACCGCGCCTGCAACTCCGGCGGGTCAACCTGTCCGCCGGGAACGGCAACGCAACGGTCACCGTCGAGTTGGGCCTGGGATCCGATCGCTATATCGGCGAGACCACAGGGCCGGACATGGGCTCGGTCCCGCTGCGGCTGCTGGCGGAATCCACGCTGGCGGCGGTGAACCAGGCGCTGCGCGGCGGGTGGCGGACGGCTGTGGAGGAGGTCCACGCTCTCCACATCCCCGCTGGCACGGCACTGGCTGTGACCGCCCTGCTGGGCGGGCCGGGCCAGCCCACTGAGCGCCTCATCGGCTGCGCGGCGGCGGAAAGCGACCTCGGGCAGGGCGTCGTACGGGCGACGCTGCTGGCGGTCAACCGTCGGCTGGCCCGCCTGTTGGAGTGA